From one Pieris brassicae chromosome 5, ilPieBrab1.1, whole genome shotgun sequence genomic stretch:
- the LOC123710305 gene encoding spindle assembly abnormal protein 6 homolog isoform X1 codes for MISKTFHKGKYYISFKLGFEESKKDISIAVDRILNSDSLRLTLSNEDDPTFLCRIVITRCDYEELKKQQGLLIDFDNFPSQVVRLLQQCTANNMFLILHQINPVDYNFEVVEHNEFKRLVHLSLKTGPATDHDVKQHMSETISELKKTLLSVKSSAAHNEALMNDRCGKLEVKIHELTMALSKMEEDKLRRESEYQESLRQEKDRLAQEKLQLQKSADLNAKNVLASSQENLNKKDKQIEELHYSCRQMKETISQFERQIGEKNQRINYLEKEVQKFHLEVTTLSSKNTSLEREINDREKHIHHLNIKCSSLEKTVKDNSDVIKELTENVQSLTIEKNSLERRLSLSESLASRNNEAAQSTSEQLLKANQIISKQNSDLIEMKEKLLCRTAIALEQEKVIERNSKEMEELTLQIKSFQETIEKQQTDVETWKEKCELNELTVRDRDETIKNNNMVIQWLHKKLEETNTQTDRHKTDVASSTPYFINRNTSTLENSDESINFYATSKSNIEDSPNIIHSKERITKGLDPKYLKPSEDTKTNKKDSSKPSASHKKGKENKNIELPKVDYREKKSSKQTTYRATPVSAYFP; via the exons aTGATCTCTAAAACTTTTCACAAgggaaaatattacatatcgTTTAAGCTAGGCTTTGAGGAGAGCAAAAAAGATATTTCAATAGCTGTCGATAGAATATTAAACAGCGACAGCTTA AGACTAACACTATCTAATGAGGATGACCCAACTTTTTTGTGTAGAATTGTAATTACTCGTTGTGACTATGAGGAGTTAAAGAAACAACAAGGACTCCTTATTGATTTTGACAACTTTCCTTCACAAGTAGTTAGGCTACTACAACAATGTACTGCAAACAATAT gTTTCTTATCCTACACCAAATAAATCCAGTTGATTACAATTTTGAAGTAGTTGAGCATAATGAATTTAAGAGACTTGTTCATTTGTCTTTGAAAACAGGTCCAGCAACTGACCATGATGTCAAACAACACATGTCTGAAACTATATCTGAATTAAAG aaAACATTATTATCAGTAAAGAGTTCAGCTGCTCACAATGAGGCTCTCATGAATGATAGATGTGGCAAACTTGAGGTAAAGATCCATGAATTAACAATGGCTTTATCCAAAATGGAAGAAGACAAGTTGAGACGAGAGTCTGAATATCAAGAGTCATTAAGACAGGAAAAAGATAGACTTGCACAG GAAAAACTTCAACTCCAAAAATCAGCTGACCTAAAtgccaaaaatgtattagcAAGCTCccaagaaaatttaaataagaaagaCAAACAAATTGAGGAACTACACTACTCATGCAGACAAATGAAGGAAACTATTTCTCAATTTGAAAGACAGAttgg tgaaaaaaatcaaagaatAAATTATCTTGAGAAGGAGGTGCAAAAGTTTCATTTAGAAGTAACAACTTTATCATCTAAGAATACTTCATTGGAACGTGAAATAAATGACCGAGAGAAACACATCCACCacttgaatattaaatgttcGTCTCTAGAAAAG ACGGTAAAAGATAACTCGGATGTAATCAAGGAGTTAACTGAAAATGTACAATCCCTGACAATAGAGAAG AATAGCCTAGAACGACGTCTCTCTCTCAGTGAATCCCTAGCTAGTAGGAATAATGAAGCGGCTCAATCGACATCAGAACAACTGTTAAAGGCTAATCAAATAATTTCCAAACAGAATTCAGATCTAATAGAGATGAAGGAAAAG CTTCTATGCCGTACAGCGATTGCCCTGGAACAAGAAAAAGTAATTGAACGTAACTCGAAAGAAATGGAAGAGTTGACGTTACAGATTAAGAGTTTTCAAGAGACGATAGAAAAGCAGCAAACCGATGTGGAGACCTGGAAAGAGAAGTGTGAATTGAACGAATTGACAGTAAGAGATAGAGATGAGACCatcaagaataataatatgg TTATTCAATGGCTTCACAAGAAACTAGAGGAGACAAACACTCAAACGGACAGACACAAGACTGACGTGGCTAGTTCCACGCCATACTTTATTAATAGGAATACCTCTACGCTGGAAAATTCTGATGAGTCAATTAACTTTTATGCCACTTCCAA ATCTAATATAGAAGATAGTCCTAATATAATTCATAGTAAAGAACGCATCACTAAGGGTCTGGATCCAAAATACTTAAAACCATCAGAGGACACAAAGACAaacaaaaaag ATTCAAGTAAACCATCAGCATCACACAAGAAGGGAAAAGAGAACAAAAATATCGAGTTACCCAAAGTTGACTACAGAGAGAAGAAATCGTCTAAACAGACGACATATCGAGCTACGCCCGTCTCTGCATACTTTCCGTGA
- the LOC123710361 gene encoding uncharacterized protein LOC123710361 isoform X1, whose amino-acid sequence MARMWIVCFVAFCLFQYVVGFEQHFQFCNNNTKVRSCTPQILGEGNSDDDSCKLEVIPPNSSDCVDSFGPIENNAHIGGVSLHPYILPVEVKTSTEYHSNNYTVLNITFSNIKWKTMKFRFQKYNKKESHCRNIVISNDVTFNDQSVLYYDCYWSLTDGDYNGQSHILDFEATDDYVVNRGRYYFNIPSAQMLSPTISEKDWKPFVYIEILTPTMNLHIIPPPAQLKIHSYQIDVMKQCDHKNQCEELVKTAIIKVKNSTREVTYTYSLLNSPGIYYFKVTPQHEKCKGQMSECQFVESPRITIKSEVHQAMNICIASITALILATLFIYYIVLRVIRRYWCKEYGQEIPPPTKVLIIYPTASRLHAECVASFVTYLRAEYGFDIMYDGDISATSHGDPYIWAEEAFKLASHIVYVVGPAEDTNLYNNIYDKPIITAHKVDLLLLSLLRSTKTSKLKKYVVNVFFEHSDGDIPVETRNDRVFFLIKDWQKFVAYLSRNLLPRKQLLRTEKGKCFLDDLSRAKKLLSNSRDDHVIKFDKNCVEKKAVL is encoded by the exons atggCTAGGATGTGGATTGTTTGTTTTGTagcattttgtttatttcaatatgttGTTGGTTTCGAGCAACATTTTCAGTTTTGTAATAACAACACAAAAGTGCGAAGCTGTACGCCCCAG atACTAGGAGAGGGAAATTCTGATGATGATAGCTGCAAACTCGAGGTTATACCACCAAACAGTTCAGATTGTGTAGACAGCTTTGGTCCCATAGAGAATAATGCTCATATTGGTGGTGTAAGCTTACACCCATATATTTTACCAGTTGAAGTTAAAACCAGTACGGAATATCATAGCAATAACTATACTGTGTTGAATATCACATTCAGTAATATAAAGTGGAAAA caaTGAAGTTTCGTtttcaaaaatacaataagaaAGAGAGTCACTGTAGGAACATTGTAATATCTAATGATGTAACATTTAATGATCAATCAGTGCTATATTATGATTGTTATTGGTCATTGACTGATGGTGATTATAATGGTCAAAGTCATATACTAGATTTTGAGGCCACAGATGACTATGTTGTCAATAGAGGCAGATATTACTTTAACATTCCATCGGCGCAAATGTTAA gTCCAACAATTAGTGAAAAGGATTGGAAACCGTTTGTGTacattgaaatattaacaCCAACTATGAACCTGCATATAATACCACCTCCAGCACAACTGAAAATACATTCCTACCAAATAGATGTGATGAAACAATGTGATCATAAGAACCAATGTGAGGAGTTAGTTAAAACGGCTATCATCAAAGTAAAGAATAGTACAAGAGAAGTGACATATACCTATAGTCTTCTGAATTCGCCTGggatttactattttaaagttaCACCACAGCATGAAAAGTGCAAAGGACAAATGTCAGAATGTCAGTTTGTGGAAAGCCCAAGGATTACAATAA aAAGTGAGGTGCATCAAGCTATGAATATCTGCATAGCAAGCATCACGGCTCTCATCCTGGCAACATTGttcatttattacattgttCTACGCGTAATTCGAAGATACTGGTGCAAGGAATACGGCCAAG AAATTCCTCCCCCAACAAAGGTCCTGATAATATACCCGACAGCCAGCCGTCTCCACGCAGAATGCGTAGCTTCCTTTGTCACCTACCTTCGTGCGGAATACGGATTCGATATTATGTACGATGGCGACATTTCTGCCACATCCCACGGAGACCCCTACATATGGGCGGAAGAGGCTTTCAAACTCGCTTCCCACATTGTCTACGTTGTTGGACCAGCTGAAGACACAAATCTCTACAACAATATATACGACAAACCGATCATAACCGCCCACAAAGTCGATCTTCTCCTACTATCCCTCCTCCGGTCCACAAAAACTTCTAAACTCAAAAAGTATGTCGTGAACGTATTCTTCGAACACTCCGACGGCGATATACCAGTCGAAACGAGAAACGATAGAGTTTTCTTCCTAATAAAGGATTGGCAAAAGTTCGTTGCGTATTTATCGAGGAATTTGTTGCCGAGGAAACAACTGCTGCGAACAGAGAAGGGTAAGTGCTTTTTGGACGATTTGTCTAGGGCTAAGAAGTTGTTGAGCAACAGTCGTGACGATCACGTTATAAAGTTTGATAAGAACTGCGTTGAGAAGAAAGCTGTGCTGTGA
- the LOC123710361 gene encoding uncharacterized protein LOC123710361 isoform X2, translated as MNLHIIPPPAQLKIHSYQIDVMKQCDHKNQCEELVKTAIIKVKNSTREVTYTYSLLNSPGIYYFKVTPQHEKCKGQMSECQFVESPRITIKSEVHQAMNICIASITALILATLFIYYIVLRVIRRYWCKEYGQEIPPPTKVLIIYPTASRLHAECVASFVTYLRAEYGFDIMYDGDISATSHGDPYIWAEEAFKLASHIVYVVGPAEDTNLYNNIYDKPIITAHKVDLLLLSLLRSTKTSKLKKYVVNVFFEHSDGDIPVETRNDRVFFLIKDWQKFVAYLSRNLLPRKQLLRTEKGKCFLDDLSRAKKLLSNSRDDHVIKFDKNCVEKKAVL; from the exons ATGAACCTGCATATAATACCACCTCCAGCACAACTGAAAATACATTCCTACCAAATAGATGTGATGAAACAATGTGATCATAAGAACCAATGTGAGGAGTTAGTTAAAACGGCTATCATCAAAGTAAAGAATAGTACAAGAGAAGTGACATATACCTATAGTCTTCTGAATTCGCCTGggatttactattttaaagttaCACCACAGCATGAAAAGTGCAAAGGACAAATGTCAGAATGTCAGTTTGTGGAAAGCCCAAGGATTACAATAA aAAGTGAGGTGCATCAAGCTATGAATATCTGCATAGCAAGCATCACGGCTCTCATCCTGGCAACATTGttcatttattacattgttCTACGCGTAATTCGAAGATACTGGTGCAAGGAATACGGCCAAG AAATTCCTCCCCCAACAAAGGTCCTGATAATATACCCGACAGCCAGCCGTCTCCACGCAGAATGCGTAGCTTCCTTTGTCACCTACCTTCGTGCGGAATACGGATTCGATATTATGTACGATGGCGACATTTCTGCCACATCCCACGGAGACCCCTACATATGGGCGGAAGAGGCTTTCAAACTCGCTTCCCACATTGTCTACGTTGTTGGACCAGCTGAAGACACAAATCTCTACAACAATATATACGACAAACCGATCATAACCGCCCACAAAGTCGATCTTCTCCTACTATCCCTCCTCCGGTCCACAAAAACTTCTAAACTCAAAAAGTATGTCGTGAACGTATTCTTCGAACACTCCGACGGCGATATACCAGTCGAAACGAGAAACGATAGAGTTTTCTTCCTAATAAAGGATTGGCAAAAGTTCGTTGCGTATTTATCGAGGAATTTGTTGCCGAGGAAACAACTGCTGCGAACAGAGAAGGGTAAGTGCTTTTTGGACGATTTGTCTAGGGCTAAGAAGTTGTTGAGCAACAGTCGTGACGATCACGTTATAAAGTTTGATAAGAACTGCGTTGAGAAGAAAGCTGTGCTGTGA
- the LOC123710305 gene encoding spindle assembly abnormal protein 6 homolog isoform X2: MAYLIYLCTITTNIPMISIYYISYRLTLSNEDDPTFLCRIVITRCDYEELKKQQGLLIDFDNFPSQVVRLLQQCTANNMFLILHQINPVDYNFEVVEHNEFKRLVHLSLKTGPATDHDVKQHMSETISELKKTLLSVKSSAAHNEALMNDRCGKLEVKIHELTMALSKMEEDKLRRESEYQESLRQEKDRLAQEKLQLQKSADLNAKNVLASSQENLNKKDKQIEELHYSCRQMKETISQFERQIGEKNQRINYLEKEVQKFHLEVTTLSSKNTSLEREINDREKHIHHLNIKCSSLEKTVKDNSDVIKELTENVQSLTIEKNSLERRLSLSESLASRNNEAAQSTSEQLLKANQIISKQNSDLIEMKEKLLCRTAIALEQEKVIERNSKEMEELTLQIKSFQETIEKQQTDVETWKEKCELNELTVRDRDETIKNNNMVIQWLHKKLEETNTQTDRHKTDVASSTPYFINRNTSTLENSDESINFYATSKSNIEDSPNIIHSKERITKGLDPKYLKPSEDTKTNKKDSSKPSASHKKGKENKNIELPKVDYREKKSSKQTTYRATPVSAYFP; encoded by the exons ATGGCTTATCTGATATATTTGTGTACTATCACCACAAACATTCCAATgattagtatatattatatatcctaT AGACTAACACTATCTAATGAGGATGACCCAACTTTTTTGTGTAGAATTGTAATTACTCGTTGTGACTATGAGGAGTTAAAGAAACAACAAGGACTCCTTATTGATTTTGACAACTTTCCTTCACAAGTAGTTAGGCTACTACAACAATGTACTGCAAACAATAT gTTTCTTATCCTACACCAAATAAATCCAGTTGATTACAATTTTGAAGTAGTTGAGCATAATGAATTTAAGAGACTTGTTCATTTGTCTTTGAAAACAGGTCCAGCAACTGACCATGATGTCAAACAACACATGTCTGAAACTATATCTGAATTAAAG aaAACATTATTATCAGTAAAGAGTTCAGCTGCTCACAATGAGGCTCTCATGAATGATAGATGTGGCAAACTTGAGGTAAAGATCCATGAATTAACAATGGCTTTATCCAAAATGGAAGAAGACAAGTTGAGACGAGAGTCTGAATATCAAGAGTCATTAAGACAGGAAAAAGATAGACTTGCACAG GAAAAACTTCAACTCCAAAAATCAGCTGACCTAAAtgccaaaaatgtattagcAAGCTCccaagaaaatttaaataagaaagaCAAACAAATTGAGGAACTACACTACTCATGCAGACAAATGAAGGAAACTATTTCTCAATTTGAAAGACAGAttgg tgaaaaaaatcaaagaatAAATTATCTTGAGAAGGAGGTGCAAAAGTTTCATTTAGAAGTAACAACTTTATCATCTAAGAATACTTCATTGGAACGTGAAATAAATGACCGAGAGAAACACATCCACCacttgaatattaaatgttcGTCTCTAGAAAAG ACGGTAAAAGATAACTCGGATGTAATCAAGGAGTTAACTGAAAATGTACAATCCCTGACAATAGAGAAG AATAGCCTAGAACGACGTCTCTCTCTCAGTGAATCCCTAGCTAGTAGGAATAATGAAGCGGCTCAATCGACATCAGAACAACTGTTAAAGGCTAATCAAATAATTTCCAAACAGAATTCAGATCTAATAGAGATGAAGGAAAAG CTTCTATGCCGTACAGCGATTGCCCTGGAACAAGAAAAAGTAATTGAACGTAACTCGAAAGAAATGGAAGAGTTGACGTTACAGATTAAGAGTTTTCAAGAGACGATAGAAAAGCAGCAAACCGATGTGGAGACCTGGAAAGAGAAGTGTGAATTGAACGAATTGACAGTAAGAGATAGAGATGAGACCatcaagaataataatatgg TTATTCAATGGCTTCACAAGAAACTAGAGGAGACAAACACTCAAACGGACAGACACAAGACTGACGTGGCTAGTTCCACGCCATACTTTATTAATAGGAATACCTCTACGCTGGAAAATTCTGATGAGTCAATTAACTTTTATGCCACTTCCAA ATCTAATATAGAAGATAGTCCTAATATAATTCATAGTAAAGAACGCATCACTAAGGGTCTGGATCCAAAATACTTAAAACCATCAGAGGACACAAAGACAaacaaaaaag ATTCAAGTAAACCATCAGCATCACACAAGAAGGGAAAAGAGAACAAAAATATCGAGTTACCCAAAGTTGACTACAGAGAGAAGAAATCGTCTAAACAGACGACATATCGAGCTACGCCCGTCTCTGCATACTTTCCGTGA